One part of the Janthinobacterium sp. 17J80-10 genome encodes these proteins:
- a CDS encoding nitrate/nitrite transporter translates to MQKSSFWKAGHTPTLLAAFFYFDLSFMVWVILGPLGVQIAKDLGLTAAQKGMIVATPLLAGALLRIVMGVLVDHLKPKKAGAIGQAIVIAGMLWAWLGKLDTYSSVLTLGILLGVAGAAFAVALPLASRWYPPEHQGTALGIAGAGNSGTAFAALFAPSLALAFGWQNVFGWCLIPLSVAFAVYMVFAKDAPAAPPPKSMVEYLQVLKDKDAWWFMFFYGVTFGGFSGLASSLAIYFNGQYGLSPVTAGYFTAACVFAGSLVRPLGGRIADRIGGIKTLSIMYILAATFLFIASFGLHSAIMAVVVFVLAMLALGTGNGAVFQLVPQRFRKEIGVMTGLVGMAGGIGGFYLASSLGYSKQLTGSYQIGLTIFASLAVIALIGLSMVKGRWRTTWGSAAMTTAKI, encoded by the coding sequence ATGCAAAAATCTTCATTCTGGAAGGCGGGTCACACGCCTACGCTGCTGGCCGCATTCTTTTATTTCGACCTGAGCTTCATGGTATGGGTCATCCTCGGGCCGCTTGGCGTGCAAATCGCCAAAGACCTGGGTCTCACCGCTGCGCAAAAGGGCATGATCGTGGCCACGCCGCTATTGGCCGGCGCGCTGCTGCGCATCGTCATGGGTGTTCTCGTGGACCACCTGAAGCCGAAAAAGGCGGGTGCCATCGGCCAGGCGATTGTCATTGCCGGCATGCTGTGGGCCTGGCTGGGCAAGCTCGACACTTACTCCAGCGTCCTGACGCTGGGCATCCTGCTGGGGGTGGCCGGCGCCGCATTTGCAGTAGCGCTGCCGCTGGCGTCACGCTGGTATCCGCCGGAGCACCAGGGCACTGCGCTGGGCATTGCCGGCGCAGGCAATTCCGGCACGGCCTTCGCCGCCCTGTTCGCGCCCAGCCTGGCGCTGGCATTCGGCTGGCAAAATGTCTTCGGCTGGTGCCTGATTCCGCTCAGCGTCGCCTTTGCCGTCTATATGGTGTTTGCCAAGGATGCGCCGGCGGCACCGCCGCCGAAATCGATGGTCGAGTACCTGCAAGTGCTGAAGGACAAGGATGCCTGGTGGTTCATGTTCTTCTATGGCGTCACCTTTGGCGGCTTTTCCGGGCTGGCTTCGTCCCTGGCAATCTATTTCAATGGCCAATACGGCCTGTCGCCGGTCACCGCGGGCTATTTCACTGCCGCCTGCGTATTTGCCGGCTCGCTGGTGCGCCCGCTAGGGGGACGTATCGCCGACCGCATTGGCGGCATCAAGACGCTGTCGATCATGTACATCCTGGCAGCGACATTCCTCTTTATCGCCAGCTTTGGCCTGCATTCAGCCATCATGGCCGTCGTCGTATTTGTGCTGGCGATGCTGGCGCTGGGCACTGGCAATGGCGCGGTATTCCAGCTGGTGCCGCAGCGCTTCCGCAAGGAGATCGGCGTCATGACCGGGCTCGTCGGCATGGCCGGCGGCATTGGCGGCTTTTATCTTGCCTCCAGCCTGGGCTACTCCAAGCAACTGACCGGCAGCTATCAAATCGGCCTGACCATTTTTGCGTCGCTGGCGGTCATCGCCCTGATCGGACTTTCCATGGTAAAAGGCCGCTGGCGCACCACCTGGGGCAGCGCTGCGATGACGACGGCGAAGATCTGA
- a CDS encoding bifunctional protein-serine/threonine kinase/phosphatase, with product MSLLVAAGHATEAGTRPRNEDFVGMVTPGAPEISTKGLLAAIADGVSGNDGGRQASEYTVRGLLTDYYATPDTWPVTQALERVLKAINSWVQQQGSIRPELSGMATTLTCVVVRGSFYYFAHVGDSRLYLLREGKLTRLSADHVWDRPEMQHVLTRAIGLDSRLALDHGMGELREGDILLLATDGVWSALTEYDMTALLADLAAGKRDAEATAAALVASALRAGSTDNASALALRIDALPQENLRDAVSASRQLPLPPKLKAGQSIDGYRVESVLHASQATMVYRVIDPASQRPLVLKTLHPDRADDAEERSAFAHEEWLAKRAVARFFAQVITPEQKNYLYYLCTWHDGATIQQHLDGGQHFIIPDAIAHGTRLARAIGALHRRSILHRDIKPANIHLGADGELRVLDFGVAQSGLEAEATSGAPRAGTPSFLAPELFEGGQPSRQTDLYAAGVTLYQMLTRHYPYGEIEPFQRPRFGEPVPPTRYRPDIPLWLENVILKAIARDPLQRFETAEEFVLALERGASKPLPAPAKAPLAQRDPLSLWRAVAAASIVFNLLLLYLLMVR from the coding sequence ATGTCGTTACTAGTCGCTGCCGGCCATGCCACCGAAGCAGGAACCCGTCCCCGCAACGAGGACTTCGTCGGCATGGTCACGCCTGGCGCGCCCGAGATTTCCACCAAGGGCTTGCTGGCGGCAATCGCCGATGGCGTTTCCGGCAACGATGGCGGCCGCCAGGCATCGGAATACACGGTGCGCGGGCTGCTGACCGATTATTACGCCACGCCCGACACCTGGCCGGTGACGCAAGCGCTCGAGCGCGTCCTGAAGGCCATCAACAGCTGGGTACAGCAACAGGGCTCGATCCGGCCGGAACTATCCGGCATGGCAACCACCCTGACCTGCGTGGTCGTGCGCGGCAGCTTCTATTATTTTGCGCATGTCGGCGACAGCCGGCTGTACTTGCTGCGCGAAGGCAAGCTTACCAGGCTCTCCGCCGACCATGTCTGGGATCGTCCGGAAATGCAGCATGTGCTGACGCGTGCCATTGGCCTGGATTCCCGCCTGGCGCTCGACCATGGCATGGGCGAGCTGCGCGAAGGCGATATCCTGCTGCTGGCGACCGATGGCGTCTGGTCGGCGCTGACCGAATACGACATGACCGCCCTGCTGGCCGATCTGGCCGCCGGCAAGCGCGATGCCGAAGCCACTGCCGCGGCACTGGTGGCCAGCGCGCTGCGGGCCGGGTCCACCGACAATGCCAGCGCGCTGGCGCTGCGTATCGATGCACTGCCACAGGAAAACCTGCGCGACGCGGTCTCGGCATCGCGGCAATTGCCGCTGCCGCCCAAACTCAAGGCCGGCCAGTCCATCGATGGCTACCGCGTGGAAAGCGTTCTGCACGCTTCCCAGGCGACCATGGTCTACCGCGTCATTGACCCGGCAAGCCAGCGCCCGCTGGTCCTGAAAACCCTGCATCCCGATCGCGCCGACGATGCCGAGGAACGCTCGGCCTTTGCACACGAAGAATGGCTGGCCAAGCGCGCAGTGGCGCGTTTCTTTGCGCAGGTCATTACGCCTGAACAAAAAAATTACCTGTATTACCTCTGCACGTGGCATGACGGCGCGACCATCCAGCAACACCTCGACGGCGGCCAGCATTTCATCATACCGGACGCGATCGCCCACGGCACGCGGCTGGCACGCGCCATCGGCGCACTGCACCGCCGCAGCATCCTGCATCGCGATATCAAGCCAGCCAACATTCACCTGGGCGCCGACGGCGAATTGCGGGTGCTGGATTTCGGCGTGGCGCAGTCAGGGCTCGAAGCCGAAGCCACCAGCGGTGCGCCGCGCGCCGGCACGCCCTCGTTCCTGGCACCGGAATTATTCGAGGGCGGCCAGCCATCGCGCCAGACCGACCTGTACGCCGCCGGCGTGACCCTGTACCAGATGCTGACTCGGCACTACCCCTATGGCGAGATTGAGCCCTTCCAGAGGCCGCGTTTCGGCGAGCCCGTGCCACCCACACGCTATCGCCCCGACATTCCCCTGTGGCTGGAAAATGTCATCCTGAAGGCGATTGCGCGCGATCCCTTGCAGCGCTTCGAAACCGCCGAGGAATTTGTCCTGGCGCTGGAACGCGGCGCCAGCAAGCCCCTGCCTGCGCCCGCCAAGGCGCCGCTGGCGCAACGCGACCCGCTGTCGCTGTGGCGCGCAGTTGCGGCGGCATCGATCGTCTTCAATCTCTTGCTGCTCTACCTGCTGATGGTGCGTTGA
- a CDS encoding response regulator transcription factor — MPSDGKKPVRVLLVGFHEVMRAGLRGFVGTRNMEIVGECQTIPCAVATAARLKPNVVLMEMLLPDGSGVEACRKILVENPAIHVLFLTALDNEDARIASLFAGADGYLLDNIGSAALLDAIENAAAGLSILDPLIFPPASPKLRAQSVHLARDSGLSRQEHRILLLVAEGKTNKEIGEALGLSGKTVKNYLSTVFQKLNVSRRSQAAVRFTQIISQ; from the coding sequence ATGCCCTCGGATGGTAAAAAGCCAGTCCGGGTTTTACTGGTTGGCTTTCATGAGGTAATGCGCGCCGGTCTGCGCGGATTCGTCGGTACTCGCAATATGGAAATCGTCGGTGAATGCCAGACCATACCGTGCGCTGTCGCCACTGCGGCGCGTCTCAAGCCGAACGTCGTGCTGATGGAAATGCTTCTGCCGGATGGCTCCGGGGTGGAGGCGTGCCGAAAAATCCTGGTAGAAAACCCTGCAATTCATGTCCTCTTTTTGACAGCGCTGGATAACGAAGACGCCAGGATTGCCAGCCTGTTTGCCGGCGCCGATGGCTACCTGCTCGACAATATCGGATCGGCTGCATTGCTTGATGCAATCGAAAATGCTGCGGCAGGCCTGTCGATTCTCGACCCGCTTATTTTTCCGCCTGCGTCGCCCAAATTGCGCGCGCAATCAGTGCACCTGGCGCGCGACAGCGGCTTGTCGCGCCAGGAACATCGCATCCTGTTGCTGGTTGCCGAAGGAAAGACCAACAAGGAAATTGGCGAAGCACTCGGCTTGAGCGGAAAGACCGTGAAAAATTATCTCAGCACGGTCTTTCAAAAACTGAATGTCTCACGACGCTCACAGGCAGCGGTCAGATTTACCCAGATCATTTCTCAGTAA
- a CDS encoding EAL domain-containing protein, which translates to MLKATQGIRNLRYANFTISQKVGAIFLLILVIAVANLLVMHATLRNLNGFAETVNVAGRLRMLSQKIAFETFKGEQEHAPGQKSVSVLLQEFETGLTALAAGGKAFGYELRPVSRKISPLLLATRKDWKDYRKLVESDFLGAPHLPPAAARAVSESSARVLADAEILVGALTSEIQTAQEHALAKMYGLLLVDIGVLIFVFAAVRRKIVHPLRKLAEHSQALAHGRYVATLKVDSNDEIGQLAAVFSHSARQIGDLFSRIEQEKSNLQQAESMFRGLAENSVVGVYIAQNGGFRFVNPKMAQMFAYTREEMVATARLFDIVPEDEREMVETNIRKRIDGEIDAINYRRKARRKDGQLFDVEVFGSKMEIDGDTATIGVMLDITERKRIDRALRALIACNRALAHAASEPDLLERACRIMHEICGHTFVRASRIDAAHPRKMHPVAQAGGKPGVLASAIATGASEDTRDVMAAALRSGKTVVLQEIPAAPGSVWHQFMTKHGIVAAIALPLRDGKKLLGMLAIYSQESGVFTPDELAIAEELADNLSYGMAALRVDAARMQYAQLLEYHANHDVLTGLANRHRLSASLKQAIASGRLTGLRVAVLLLDLDRFKVINDTLGHAIGDEVLQAVAARLRACVRLTDTVARLGGDEFVVVIADIGTEDDVSLVACKILDALAQPVFIANQDLYIGASIGISLFPEDGADEEILLKNVDMAMYRAKQNGRANYHFFTEEIRTHNRERHAMEAELHQALSRDELVLYYQPKVNLRTREIVGVEALVRWRHRDHGLVSPCKFISVAEETGLILPLGKWILHAACMQGRLWQAAGARPVNIAINLSARQFRHHDLVGLVRQTILDTGIDPTLLDLEITESVIMQDAPEAVATMLELKKLGVRISLDDFGTGYSSLNYLSKFPLDSLKIDRLFVEGIGSSSQDTAIVKAVIALAHTLNLNVIAEGVENQEQLDFLEAHECDEIQGFYFSRPVPGDNIPALLAEGAFLKN; encoded by the coding sequence ATGCTGAAGGCCACGCAGGGCATCCGCAACTTGCGCTATGCAAATTTCACCATCAGCCAGAAGGTCGGGGCAATTTTCCTGCTGATCCTGGTGATTGCAGTCGCCAATCTTCTCGTGATGCATGCCACTCTGCGCAACCTGAATGGCTTTGCCGAAACCGTCAATGTCGCCGGCCGGCTGCGCATGCTCAGCCAGAAAATTGCCTTTGAAACGTTCAAGGGCGAGCAAGAACACGCTCCTGGGCAGAAATCCGTGAGCGTGCTGCTGCAAGAGTTCGAGACGGGACTGACCGCCCTGGCCGCAGGCGGCAAGGCGTTCGGTTACGAGCTCAGGCCCGTTTCACGGAAAATCTCCCCCTTGTTGCTGGCCACGCGAAAAGACTGGAAAGACTACCGCAAGCTGGTCGAATCGGATTTCCTGGGCGCGCCACACTTGCCGCCGGCCGCGGCCAGGGCCGTGTCCGAAAGTTCGGCACGCGTGCTTGCGGATGCCGAAATACTGGTGGGTGCGCTAACCAGTGAGATACAAACCGCGCAGGAACATGCACTCGCAAAAATGTATGGACTGCTCCTGGTTGACATCGGCGTGCTGATTTTCGTCTTTGCCGCCGTCCGACGGAAAATCGTGCATCCCTTGCGCAAGCTGGCCGAGCATAGCCAGGCACTGGCACACGGAAGGTACGTCGCAACGCTGAAGGTCGATTCCAATGACGAAATCGGCCAGCTCGCTGCCGTGTTTTCGCACTCTGCCCGTCAGATCGGCGACCTGTTCAGCCGCATCGAACAGGAAAAAAGCAACCTTCAGCAGGCCGAATCGATGTTTCGCGGCCTTGCCGAAAATTCGGTCGTCGGCGTCTACATTGCGCAGAATGGCGGATTCCGCTTCGTCAATCCAAAGATGGCGCAAATGTTCGCCTATACCCGCGAGGAGATGGTCGCCACGGCGCGGCTTTTCGATATCGTCCCGGAAGACGAACGCGAGATGGTGGAGACGAATATCAGGAAGCGCATCGATGGCGAAATCGATGCCATTAACTACCGCAGGAAGGCCAGGCGCAAGGATGGCCAGCTGTTTGATGTCGAAGTCTTTGGCTCGAAGATGGAAATCGATGGCGACACCGCAACCATCGGCGTGATGCTGGACATCACCGAGCGCAAGCGAATCGATCGGGCATTGCGTGCCCTGATCGCCTGCAATCGCGCATTGGCCCATGCCGCCAGCGAGCCCGACCTGCTGGAAAGGGCTTGCCGCATCATGCATGAGATCTGCGGCCATACCTTTGTCCGGGCCAGCCGCATCGACGCGGCCCATCCGCGCAAAATGCATCCGGTGGCGCAGGCTGGGGGCAAGCCAGGCGTACTGGCCTCGGCGATCGCCACGGGCGCCTCCGAGGATACCCGGGATGTCATGGCGGCTGCGCTACGCTCCGGCAAAACTGTCGTCCTGCAGGAGATTCCGGCGGCGCCCGGCAGTGTCTGGCATCAGTTCATGACGAAGCACGGGATCGTCGCCGCGATTGCGCTGCCGCTTCGCGATGGCAAGAAGTTGCTAGGCATGCTGGCCATCTATTCGCAGGAAAGTGGCGTTTTCACGCCGGACGAATTGGCGATTGCCGAAGAACTGGCGGACAACCTGTCGTACGGCATGGCCGCATTGCGCGTCGACGCGGCGCGCATGCAATATGCGCAACTGCTCGAATATCACGCCAACCATGATGTTTTGACGGGATTAGCCAACAGGCATCGTCTCAGCGCAAGCCTGAAGCAGGCGATTGCATCGGGACGTCTCACCGGTTTGAGAGTGGCCGTGCTGCTGCTCGATCTCGACCGTTTCAAGGTCATCAATGACACCCTCGGGCATGCCATCGGCGATGAAGTGCTGCAGGCGGTCGCCGCCCGGCTGCGCGCCTGCGTGCGCTTGACCGATACCGTGGCCAGGCTCGGCGGCGACGAATTCGTGGTGGTCATCGCCGATATTGGTACCGAAGATGATGTCTCGCTGGTGGCATGCAAGATCCTCGATGCACTGGCGCAGCCAGTATTTATCGCCAATCAGGATCTGTACATCGGCGCCAGCATTGGCATCAGCCTGTTTCCCGAAGATGGGGCAGATGAAGAGATCCTGCTGAAAAATGTCGATATGGCGATGTACCGCGCCAAGCAAAATGGCCGCGCCAACTACCATTTCTTTACCGAGGAAATTCGCACCCACAATCGCGAACGTCATGCGATGGAAGCGGAATTGCACCAGGCCTTGAGCCGCGACGAGCTGGTGTTGTATTACCAGCCCAAAGTCAACCTGCGCACACGCGAAATTGTCGGCGTTGAAGCGCTGGTACGCTGGCGGCATCGCGATCACGGCTTGGTGTCGCCTTGTAAATTTATTTCAGTTGCAGAAGAAACCGGCTTGATCCTCCCCCTGGGTAAATGGATATTGCATGCCGCCTGCATGCAAGGCCGGCTCTGGCAAGCCGCCGGGGCGCGCCCGGTCAATATCGCCATCAATCTCTCGGCAAGGCAGTTCCGCCATCATGACCTGGTCGGCCTGGTGCGGCAAACCATACTCGACACCGGCATCGATCCGACGCTCCTCGACCTGGAAATTACCGAGAGCGTCATCATGCAGGATGCCCCGGAAGCCGTTGCGACCATGCTGGAACTGAAAAAACTGGGGGTGCGGATATCCCTGGACGATTTCGGCACGGGTTATTCCTCGCTTAACTATCTCAGCAAATTCCCCCTCGATAGCCTCAAGATTGACCGGCTGTTTGTCGAAGGCATCGGCTCAAGTTCCCAGGATACCGCCATCGTCAAGGCGGTGATTGCACTGGCCCACACGCTGAACCTGAACGTGATTGCCGAAGGCGTGGAAAACCAGGAGCAGCTGGATTTTCTGGAAGCCCATGAGTGCGACGAGATCCAGGGATTCTATTTCAGCAGGCCTGTGCCCGGCGATAACATCCCGGCGCTGCTTGCAGAAGGTGCATTCTTAAAAAATTAA
- a CDS encoding methyl-accepting chemotaxis protein: MKKIGVGTRLGLGFGLVILMMMVLIAIALTRLEIIGGISKKIIEADWVKADAANTINVMTRENARQTMQLFIAQDKAQQAKIYEHIDANKKIISDAIATLDRLIYLQEGKEMLARITAARAAYVASFTSVGKLLKEEKQAEAQQLFNAETLPRLTALQEQINAMAALQRKIVAESSSDIKAGIDNAFSLILLLGGTAGAIGVVAAFLITRRLLAQLGGEPDDAVDIAGRIAGGDLAVPIRLKNGDKASLLAALKKMRDSLAEIVAEVRTGTDTIVTASGQIAVGNQDLSSRTEEQASSLEETASSMEQLTATVKQNADNAHQANRMAASASEVAMRGGTVVSQVVDTMSSINASSKKIVDIISVIDGIAFQTNILALNAAVEAARAGEQGRGFAVVATEVRTLAQRSASAAKEIKVLIGDSVEKVDTGARLVDQAGSTMNEILASIKRVTDIMGDITAASTEQTAGIEQINVAVSQMDQVTQQNAALVEEAAAAAQSMQDQAHGLSKAVSIFKLDGMGHRGHATTLSAEPAPAPERKLALASAGGHDDWEEF; this comes from the coding sequence ATGAAAAAAATTGGGGTCGGTACGCGCCTGGGACTGGGCTTTGGCCTGGTGATACTGATGATGATGGTATTGATCGCCATTGCCCTGACGCGCCTTGAAATCATTGGCGGGATCAGCAAAAAAATCATCGAAGCAGACTGGGTCAAAGCTGACGCAGCCAATACCATCAATGTAATGACGCGCGAGAATGCCCGCCAGACCATGCAACTGTTTATTGCCCAGGACAAGGCGCAACAGGCAAAAATCTACGAACATATCGACGCCAACAAAAAAATCATCAGCGATGCAATTGCGACGCTGGACCGCCTGATATACCTCCAGGAAGGCAAGGAGATGCTGGCGCGGATAACGGCGGCACGCGCCGCCTATGTCGCTTCGTTCACCAGTGTAGGAAAACTGCTGAAAGAAGAAAAGCAGGCCGAGGCACAACAACTTTTCAATGCCGAGACACTGCCGCGGCTGACGGCATTGCAGGAACAGATCAATGCCATGGCGGCGCTACAGCGCAAGATTGTCGCCGAGAGCAGCAGTGACATCAAGGCCGGCATCGATAATGCATTCTCGCTCATTCTCCTGTTGGGTGGCACGGCAGGCGCGATCGGGGTCGTTGCCGCATTTTTAATCACGCGACGCCTGCTCGCACAGCTTGGCGGCGAACCGGACGATGCGGTCGATATTGCGGGCAGAATTGCCGGCGGGGACCTGGCTGTGCCTATCCGCCTGAAGAATGGGGACAAGGCAAGCCTGCTGGCTGCCTTGAAGAAAATGCGTGACAGCCTGGCTGAAATCGTCGCTGAAGTCAGAACCGGCACGGACACGATCGTGACCGCCTCCGGCCAGATCGCCGTTGGCAACCAGGACCTGTCGTCGCGAACGGAGGAACAGGCAAGCTCTCTCGAGGAAACCGCCTCCTCGATGGAACAGCTGACTGCCACCGTCAAGCAAAATGCCGATAACGCCCACCAGGCAAATCGCATGGCGGCCTCTGCATCAGAGGTCGCCATGCGGGGAGGCACAGTCGTGTCGCAAGTGGTCGACACCATGAGTTCCATCAACGCCTCTTCCAAGAAGATCGTCGATATCATCAGCGTCATCGACGGCATCGCTTTTCAGACCAATATCCTGGCACTCAACGCTGCCGTGGAAGCGGCGCGGGCCGGCGAGCAGGGACGCGGTTTTGCCGTGGTCGCAACCGAAGTGCGCACACTGGCGCAGCGTTCGGCCTCCGCCGCCAAGGAAATCAAGGTGTTGATTGGCGACTCGGTGGAAAAAGTCGATACCGGTGCACGGCTGGTGGACCAGGCCGGAAGTACGATGAATGAAATTCTCGCCAGCATCAAGCGTGTTACCGACATCATGGGCGACATCACCGCCGCCAGCACCGAGCAGACTGCCGGGATAGAACAGATCAATGTCGCGGTCAGCCAGATGGACCAGGTAACGCAACAGAATGCGGCGCTGGTCGAAGAGGCCGCCGCCGCTGCCCAAAGCATGCAGGATCAGGCGCACGGCCTTTCAAAGGCCGTCAGCATTTTCAAGCTCGATGGCATGGGTCATCGGGGGCATGCAACAACATTGTCTGCAGAACCTGCGCCCGCGCCTGAAAGAAAACTGGCCCTGGCAAGCGCAGGCGGGCACGATGACTGGGAAGAGTTTTAA
- a CDS encoding ABC transporter ATP-binding protein, whose protein sequence is MEKLNNKFIEIAQAEMSFTTRKGVFHALKDVNLTVKKGEFVTLIGHSGCGKSTLLNLIAGLLTATGGTLICANREISGPSPERGVVFQNHSLLPWLTCFENVYLAVERVFGATESRAQLKERTRQALALVGLTHAEQKRPNEISGGMKQRVGIARALSMEPKVLLMDEPFGALDALTRAHLQDELLKIVAKTGSTVVMVTHDVDEAVLLSDRIVMMTNGPAATIGEILQVDLARPRERVALAQDAQYMQYRTAVLEFLYHRQAHPSMKEAA, encoded by the coding sequence ATGGAAAAGCTGAACAACAAATTTATCGAAATCGCCCAGGCGGAAATGTCCTTCACCACCAGGAAGGGCGTGTTCCACGCGCTGAAGGATGTCAACCTGACGGTCAAGAAGGGCGAATTTGTCACGCTGATCGGCCATTCCGGTTGCGGCAAGTCGACCCTGCTCAACCTGATTGCCGGCCTGCTCACTGCCACCGGCGGCACGCTAATCTGCGCCAATCGCGAAATCAGCGGGCCTTCGCCGGAGCGCGGCGTGGTATTCCAGAATCACTCGCTCTTGCCGTGGCTGACCTGTTTTGAGAATGTCTACCTGGCAGTCGAGCGGGTCTTCGGCGCCACAGAGTCACGCGCGCAGCTGAAAGAACGCACCAGGCAGGCACTGGCGCTGGTCGGACTGACCCACGCGGAGCAAAAGCGCCCGAACGAAATCTCCGGCGGCATGAAGCAGCGCGTAGGCATTGCGCGTGCCTTGTCGATGGAGCCGAAGGTACTGCTGATGGATGAACCATTTGGCGCCCTGGATGCGCTGACCCGGGCGCACCTGCAGGACGAGCTCCTGAAAATCGTCGCCAAGACAGGCTCGACGGTCGTCATGGTCACCCATGATGTCGATGAGGCAGTTTTGCTGTCGGACCGCATCGTGATGATGACCAACGGGCCCGCCGCGACCATCGGCGAGATCCTGCAAGTCGACCTGGCGCGTCCGCGCGAACGCGTGGCGCTGGCGCAGGATGCGCAATACATGCAATACCGGACGGCGGTACTGGAATTCCTGTACCACCGCCAGGCCCATCCGTCGATGAAAGAGGCGGCGTAG
- the ntrB gene encoding nitrate ABC transporter permease, which translates to MSAVMNNLMNEPAAPVAESPPARAVKPAVAEKAPTLAAAPVQGNGRKISFKPFLLAVLPPILGLALLVLIWEIVAAKSSGIPTPLVTLKAAIVLFSDPFYRNGPNDQGIGWNILMSLERVGTGFGLAALVGIPMGFMIGRFKFLSGMFNPIISILKPVSPLAWLPIGLLVFKAANPASIWAIFICSIWPMIINTAVGVQRVPQDYMNVARVLNLSEWKIVTKILFPSVLPYMLTGVRLSIGTAWLVIVAAEMLTGGVGIGFWVWDEWNNLNVPHIIIAIFAIGVVGLLLEQALVAIAKAFTYEEVRS; encoded by the coding sequence ATGAGTGCCGTTATGAATAACCTGATGAATGAGCCGGCAGCGCCGGTTGCCGAATCGCCGCCCGCCAGGGCAGTCAAGCCCGCCGTTGCGGAAAAAGCGCCCACTCTCGCTGCTGCACCGGTCCAGGGCAATGGCCGGAAAATCTCGTTCAAGCCCTTCCTGCTGGCGGTGTTGCCGCCGATCCTCGGCCTGGCGTTGCTGGTCCTGATCTGGGAAATCGTCGCCGCAAAAAGCAGTGGTATCCCGACGCCGCTGGTGACGCTGAAGGCAGCGATCGTGCTGTTTTCAGATCCGTTCTACCGCAACGGTCCGAACGACCAGGGCATCGGCTGGAACATCCTGATGTCGCTGGAGCGTGTCGGCACCGGTTTCGGCCTGGCTGCGCTGGTCGGCATTCCGATGGGCTTCATGATCGGGCGCTTCAAGTTCTTGTCGGGCATGTTCAATCCCATTATCAGCATCCTGAAACCGGTGTCGCCGCTGGCCTGGCTGCCGATCGGCCTGCTGGTCTTTAAGGCCGCCAACCCGGCCTCGATCTGGGCCATCTTCATCTGCTCGATCTGGCCGATGATCATCAACACGGCCGTTGGCGTGCAGCGCGTGCCGCAGGATTACATGAATGTGGCGCGGGTGCTGAACCTGTCTGAATGGAAGATCGTCACCAAGATCCTGTTTCCTTCCGTGCTGCCGTACATGCTGACCGGCGTGCGCCTGTCGATTGGCACGGCCTGGCTGGTGATTGTCGCCGCCGAAATGCTGACCGGTGGCGTGGGGATCGGCTTCTGGGTCTGGGATGAGTGGAATAACCTGAACGTGCCGCACATCATCATCGCGATTTTCGCCATCGGCGTGGTGGGGCTGCTGCTGGAACAGGCACTGGTCGCAATCGCCAAGGCGTTCACTTACGAAGAAGTACGCAGCTGA